From Paenibacillus sp. V4I7, one genomic window encodes:
- a CDS encoding genetic competence negative regulator, whose protein sequence is MKIERLSQDKIRIFLTFDDLTERGIQKDDMWREIPKVHELFSEMMDQAYSELGFDPSGPLAVEVFALPAQGMVVIVTRGKLDLYANSDAYDDHEAEEVYEMEVTLEQSDLVSYAFRDFEDLVRVSKVINPLLMEGGTLYSYKGKYILQLEPVDLEETKYQALIAVLSEFGEAASVTQAVLEEYGKTIIADDAVKVLCRHFK, encoded by the coding sequence ATGAAAATAGAACGCTTAAGTCAGGATAAGATACGGATTTTCCTAACATTCGATGACTTAACTGAACGCGGTATTCAAAAGGACGACATGTGGAGAGAAATCCCCAAAGTACACGAATTATTTAGTGAAATGATGGATCAAGCCTATTCGGAGCTCGGATTTGACCCGTCCGGCCCGCTTGCTGTTGAGGTGTTTGCACTTCCGGCACAAGGAATGGTTGTTATTGTAACCAGAGGCAAGCTTGATTTGTATGCAAACTCAGATGCATATGACGATCACGAAGCTGAAGAAGTGTATGAAATGGAAGTCACGCTTGAACAAAGCGATTTAGTCTCCTATGCTTTCCGTGATTTTGAAGACCTGGTGCGTGTATCCAAAGTAATTAATCCCCTTCTCATGGAAGGCGGTACCCTTTATTCATACAAAGGGAAATATATTTTACAACTCGAGCCTGTTGACCTCGAAGAAACGAAATACCAGGCGTTAATTGCTGTCTTATCTGAATTCGGCGAAGCCGCTTCCGTTACACAAGCTGTGCTTGAAGAGTATGGGAAGACAATCATTGCAGATGATGCAGTTAAGGTACTCTGCCGTCATTTCAAATAA
- the ypeB gene encoding germination protein YpeB yields MYKRLSIVMFPFLLIALIGASVWGYLEHQEKNTILIKAENQYQRAFHDLSFHVDKLHTELGNTLAVNATSEPSYRKGLVNVWRLTSQAQSDITQLPLTLLPFNKTEDFLANMANFSYRMSVRDMTKQPLNEQEIKTLNALYDHSSEITKEIRSVQEKVLSKNLRWMDVEVALASEKETHDNAIIDGFSTVDKKVGAYEELNWGPGNLSIFSKNDVSVLSGNDMTADQIKQKAAQFLGQSDTTTMKVVENGSSATEYQSFSVVVPGGKDSENDIQMDFTKKGGQLIYFMKPRTVKESKFDLRHARDIANEFLDQHEYKDMSAVSYDQYQNIANIIFAKREKDVTIYPQQVSVKVALDTLEVIGVQATDYIFGQKQRTVGQPKMTAAEARKQLSPKMELTGESLAIIKNELDEEVLCHEFIGKMNNNIYRIYMNSENGMEEKIETIRPEQAEAAAEAKK; encoded by the coding sequence GTGTATAAAAGACTAAGTATAGTCATGTTTCCATTCCTCTTGATTGCCTTGATTGGTGCTTCAGTGTGGGGATACTTGGAACACCAGGAGAAGAATACGATTTTGATCAAAGCAGAGAATCAATATCAACGTGCGTTCCATGATCTTTCTTTCCATGTGGATAAGCTTCATACAGAGCTAGGGAATACGTTGGCTGTTAACGCAACTTCAGAGCCATCTTACCGAAAAGGTCTGGTGAATGTATGGCGGCTAACGAGCCAAGCGCAAAGCGATATTACGCAGCTCCCGCTAACACTGCTGCCATTCAACAAAACGGAAGATTTCTTAGCTAATATGGCTAATTTCTCATACCGAATGTCCGTACGTGACATGACGAAGCAGCCTCTAAATGAGCAAGAAATAAAAACGTTGAACGCTCTTTACGATCATTCCTCCGAGATAACGAAGGAAATACGCAGTGTTCAGGAGAAGGTTTTGTCCAAAAACTTGCGATGGATGGACGTCGAGGTCGCCCTAGCTTCTGAAAAGGAAACACATGATAATGCGATCATTGATGGCTTTTCTACCGTTGACAAAAAAGTTGGAGCCTATGAGGAGCTAAACTGGGGACCTGGAAATTTAAGCATTTTTTCTAAAAATGATGTTAGCGTTTTGTCCGGGAATGACATGACGGCTGATCAAATTAAGCAAAAAGCTGCGCAATTTCTGGGACAGAGTGATACAACCACTATGAAAGTAGTTGAGAATGGTAGCAGTGCGACAGAATATCAAAGCTTTAGCGTTGTGGTTCCAGGCGGAAAAGACAGTGAAAATGATATTCAGATGGATTTCACAAAAAAAGGCGGTCAGCTCATTTATTTTATGAAGCCACGAACCGTAAAGGAATCTAAGTTTGATCTTAGACACGCGCGAGATATTGCTAATGAGTTTTTAGATCAACATGAATATAAAGATATGAGCGCAGTTAGCTATGATCAATATCAAAATATCGCTAACATTATTTTCGCTAAGCGAGAAAAGGATGTTACGATTTATCCTCAGCAAGTGAGTGTTAAAGTAGCTTTAGACACTCTTGAAGTCATTGGCGTACAGGCAACAGACTATATATTTGGTCAGAAACAGCGGACGGTTGGTCAGCCCAAAATGACGGCAGCCGAAGCACGTAAGCAGCTTAGCCCGAAAATGGAATTGACTGGCGAGTCTTTGGCGATTATCAAAAATGAATTAGACGAAGAAGTGCTTTGCCATGAATTTATCGGGAAGATGAACAATAATATTTATCGTATTTATATGAATAGTGAAAATGGGATGGAAGAGAAAATAGAGACCATTCGCCCTGAACAGGCAGAAGCAGCAGCTGAAGCAAAGAAATAA
- a CDS encoding 1-acyl-sn-glycerol-3-phosphate acyltransferase, producing the protein MLYRIGRALFRFMFTLFFRLRALGMENVPTHGAVVLCGNHTSLLDPPLLGTPLKRMVHFMAKAELFDIPVLGSIISKVGAFPVKRGGVSRESIRLAVQLLRDGNMLGVFPEGSRNNAGGMGKKGAASLALKSGAAVVPVAIIGNYSLFRRMTIVYGKPIDLSAYAGASSEDLEQATEAIMQEIRRLHTANSKA; encoded by the coding sequence ATGCTTTATCGCATCGGCAGGGCCTTATTTCGTTTTATGTTTACTTTGTTTTTCCGCCTGCGGGCCTTAGGTATGGAGAATGTCCCTACACATGGAGCGGTTGTGCTTTGTGGTAATCATACCAGTCTGTTGGATCCGCCATTGTTAGGAACTCCGCTTAAACGTATGGTTCATTTCATGGCGAAGGCCGAGCTGTTTGATATCCCTGTGTTGGGTTCCATCATTTCTAAAGTCGGTGCTTTCCCTGTCAAACGCGGTGGCGTGAGCAGAGAATCGATCAGACTTGCGGTACAATTGCTTCGCGATGGTAACATGTTGGGTGTTTTCCCAGAAGGATCGCGGAACAACGCCGGGGGGATGGGCAAGAAGGGCGCAGCCAGTCTTGCACTGAAATCTGGAGCTGCCGTCGTTCCTGTGGCTATTATAGGCAATTATTCCTTATTCCGCCGCATGACGATTGTGTATGGAAAACCGATTGACCTAAGTGCATATGCAGGTGCAAGCTCCGAGGATTTGGAGCAGGCAACGGAAGCTATTATGCAAGAAATTCGCCGATTACATACTGCTAATAGCAAAGCTTAA
- a CDS encoding polysaccharide deacetylase family protein: MNKNYDIVPNDPNGNKKIVLLTFDDGPKEQAMNQALIDILKKHNAKAIFFLNGYRIKQKPELVKLIHNSGNPIGNHAWDHENLKSMTNEKIDQQVDDVQKIVKELTGQSPQFFRPPFGSGNDYLKAKVKDNKMLYMTWSNGSLDWDMTNKNNDSGKVIENVMKQLHSGSNILMHELPWTVKALDTLLTQLEEQGYSFVDPNAIELEMK, encoded by the coding sequence ATGAACAAAAACTATGATATTGTACCAAACGATCCAAATGGAAATAAAAAAATCGTTCTTTTAACCTTTGATGACGGTCCTAAGGAACAAGCCATGAATCAGGCATTAATCGACATTCTAAAAAAACATAATGCCAAGGCAATCTTCTTCTTGAATGGATATCGAATCAAACAAAAGCCCGAACTTGTCAAACTCATTCATAACAGCGGTAATCCCATTGGTAACCATGCCTGGGATCACGAAAACTTGAAAAGCATGACGAATGAAAAGATAGACCAACAAGTTGATGATGTCCAAAAAATTGTAAAAGAACTAACAGGACAATCGCCTCAATTTTTCCGACCTCCTTTTGGTTCGGGCAATGATTATTTGAAAGCTAAAGTGAAAGACAATAAAATGCTTTATATGACATGGTCCAACGGTTCGTTAGATTGGGATATGACCAATAAAAATAACGATTCTGGTAAAGTGATCGAAAATGTGATGAAGCAATTGCATAGCGGTAGTAATATTTTGATGCACGAGTTGCCTTGGACAGTGAAAGCCTTAGACACACTGCTTACCCAACTTGAGGAACAAGGATATTCTTTCGTAGATCCGAATGCCATTGAACTTGAAATGAAATGA
- the cmk gene encoding (d)CMP kinase, whose translation MEKFNIAIDGPAGAGKSTIARLVAGALGFVYVDTGAMYRAVTWKVQQEGLLPDQEQEVAALANRMQIELIPREEGQQVIVDGVDVTKEIRTTAITDHVSQIASYGAIRQLLVTLQKQMAISKGVVMDGRDIGTHVMPDAEIKVFLTASVKERAERRFKEMQNSGTCTLTLSELEQDIARRDQLDQDREISPLRRAHDAVLMDSTSMTIEEVVDEILGLCKDKVGGGK comes from the coding sequence TTGGAAAAGTTCAATATTGCCATAGATGGTCCTGCTGGAGCCGGTAAAAGTACCATTGCGCGGCTAGTTGCTGGGGCACTTGGTTTCGTTTATGTGGACACAGGAGCCATGTATCGGGCAGTAACGTGGAAAGTACAGCAAGAGGGGCTGCTACCTGATCAAGAACAAGAAGTGGCTGCCTTGGCGAATCGCATGCAGATTGAGCTCATTCCTCGCGAAGAAGGACAACAGGTTATCGTAGATGGCGTCGATGTGACCAAAGAAATCCGTACGACAGCCATAACGGATCATGTCTCCCAAATCGCTAGCTATGGAGCTATACGCCAGCTCCTGGTCACACTTCAGAAGCAAATGGCTATATCCAAAGGCGTAGTCATGGATGGCCGCGACATCGGTACTCATGTTATGCCAGACGCTGAAATCAAAGTTTTTCTGACAGCTAGCGTAAAGGAAAGAGCAGAGCGTCGATTCAAAGAGATGCAAAACAGCGGGACTTGCACCCTAACACTCTCCGAACTGGAGCAGGACATCGCTCGTCGCGATCAACTGGATCAGGATAGAGAGATTTCACCGCTTAGACGAGCTCATGATGCTGTTTTAATGGACAGTACTTCAATGACCATCGAGGAAGTTGTGGACGAAATCCTTGGGCTTTGCAAAGACAAAGTCGGAGGTGGCAAATAA
- a CDS encoding flagellar brake protein, translated as MQKLLPKVNQILHMQVNSIDDEESKIEYKSRIADVTDSVIAVEIPLNEKTGRLKKLYQGDELSTFYLGQGGVKHYFTTSVTGFREDVIRLVELRKPETEAITQVQRRSFLRVLAELEIAVKLSDQIQFIGVTEDVGGGGISFICDGHIPIGMNANISCWVLAPYKNGNIEHIPFTGEVVRVKQLETGKQLAMIRFIDISDRERQKLIRFCFERQMDFRKR; from the coding sequence GTGCAGAAATTGCTTCCTAAAGTCAACCAGATATTACATATGCAAGTGAATAGCATCGACGATGAAGAGTCCAAAATTGAGTACAAATCGAGAATAGCTGACGTAACGGATAGCGTGATTGCCGTGGAGATCCCGCTGAATGAGAAAACAGGCCGACTCAAGAAGCTTTATCAAGGTGATGAATTAAGCACATTCTATTTAGGTCAAGGTGGCGTAAAGCACTATTTCACAACTTCGGTTACAGGTTTCAGAGAAGATGTGATTCGCTTAGTGGAACTGCGTAAACCAGAGACCGAAGCCATTACGCAAGTTCAACGCAGAAGTTTTCTAAGGGTTTTGGCTGAACTTGAAATTGCCGTTAAATTGTCAGATCAAATTCAATTCATTGGCGTGACAGAAGATGTCGGCGGTGGTGGGATTTCATTTATCTGTGACGGACATATCCCAATCGGAATGAATGCCAATATTTCATGTTGGGTACTTGCGCCCTACAAGAATGGAAATATTGAACATATTCCTTTTACTGGCGAGGTTGTTCGCGTTAAACAGCTCGAGACTGGCAAACAATTGGCAATGATTAGATTTATTGATATATCCGATCGTGAACGTCAGAAATTAATTCGCTTTTGCTTTGAGCGACAAATGGATTTCCGTAAAAGATAA
- a CDS encoding DnaB-like helicase C-terminal domain-containing protein: MTSIDRKRLAPTLAAVDLDGLLAYYQKQLREEAYFYLQKRGITEETVIQYCIGFEIGKIGFYVNQNQLGDYFEHRVIVPIRNYDGEIVDLIGRSIDNREPKYKPLYGLDQYLFNYSALVDSDEVVLCNGIFDVLTLTQAKMPAVCVPDNGMFKEQHMSLFAGKRVYICMGNDEAGRRDSTRIEALLREQGNETFIINLPETIRDINDLFIRAQNPVETFLALVNQTVEETRIAPVAPDVKNSTVYLEEYMKRFRGQVASIRTGFAKLDHLLFGGFGNGLYLLAGSGSIGKSMLLKQIADELAFQQNPVIFVSWDMTNFELWARSIARIIGIAPQKVLGGKVEPEQVAEANKQYVKISKMLWMLECTMDTTLDQVAASIERIAVVVGKEPVIFIDHLQRIPAAKGVTPLTWEQQQAAIAYTLKQWSREWNCPIIAATALELGQDNVPDNVQASADVVMIMQPNETEEDQQQSISLVLKKNRNGTTGNIPLIFHNDRALFTE, translated from the coding sequence ATGACTAGCATAGATCGCAAACGACTGGCGCCTACTCTGGCTGCTGTTGATTTGGACGGGTTATTGGCCTATTACCAAAAACAGCTCCGCGAGGAGGCTTATTTTTATTTGCAAAAAAGAGGGATAACGGAAGAAACGGTTATACAGTATTGTATCGGCTTTGAAATTGGCAAGATAGGATTCTATGTTAATCAGAATCAGCTAGGTGATTACTTCGAGCATAGAGTTATTGTTCCTATTCGGAACTACGACGGCGAAATTGTTGACTTAATCGGACGTTCGATAGACAATAGAGAACCGAAATATAAACCCTTGTATGGTTTAGATCAGTATCTATTTAATTATTCAGCACTTGTAGATTCAGATGAAGTTGTTCTTTGCAATGGAATTTTCGATGTCCTAACGTTAACTCAGGCCAAGATGCCAGCTGTTTGTGTACCTGATAACGGTATGTTTAAAGAACAACATATGTCATTATTTGCTGGTAAAAGGGTTTATATTTGCATGGGGAATGATGAGGCCGGAAGAAGGGATTCTACACGTATAGAAGCCTTATTAAGGGAACAGGGTAATGAGACATTTATCATTAATTTGCCCGAAACCATTCGGGATATTAACGATTTGTTCATTAGAGCTCAGAATCCGGTTGAGACTTTTCTTGCACTTGTGAATCAAACCGTAGAGGAAACAAGAATAGCTCCTGTAGCTCCAGATGTCAAAAATAGCACCGTTTATTTAGAAGAATATATGAAACGGTTCCGCGGTCAAGTCGCTAGTATCCGCACTGGCTTTGCTAAGCTGGATCATTTACTTTTCGGCGGGTTTGGAAATGGCTTGTATTTACTTGCAGGTTCAGGCTCCATTGGCAAGAGCATGCTGCTTAAACAAATAGCTGATGAACTTGCTTTTCAGCAGAATCCGGTCATTTTTGTGTCATGGGATATGACGAATTTCGAACTATGGGCACGCAGCATTGCAAGGATTATTGGAATAGCTCCACAGAAAGTACTCGGGGGTAAAGTTGAGCCTGAACAGGTAGCTGAAGCTAACAAGCAGTACGTAAAAATAAGTAAAATGCTTTGGATGCTTGAGTGTACGATGGATACAACGCTCGATCAAGTAGCCGCTTCCATTGAACGGATTGCGGTTGTTGTTGGAAAAGAGCCCGTGATTTTCATTGATCATTTGCAGCGAATTCCTGCTGCTAAAGGAGTAACACCGCTAACTTGGGAGCAACAGCAGGCTGCTATCGCTTATACTCTTAAACAATGGTCTAGAGAATGGAATTGCCCTATTATCGCTGCTACTGCTTTAGAGCTTGGCCAGGATAACGTGCCTGATAATGTGCAAGCTTCAGCGGATGTGGTTATGATTATGCAGCCTAATGAAACAGAAGAGGATCAACAGCAGTCTATATCGCTTGTTTTGAAGAAGAATCGAAATGGTACAACAGGGAATATCCCACTCATTTTCCATAATGATCGTGCGTTGTTCACCGAATAA
- a CDS encoding rhodanese-like domain-containing protein encodes MNQQELKDSIIIDVRELHEWEYYHLEEAQLIPMQQIPHRLGELPEDRDIYLVCAHGVRSYRVAEYLIDNGFDRVINVDGGMAAVAMLRGFQYD; translated from the coding sequence TTGAATCAACAGGAACTGAAAGATAGCATCATCATCGACGTAAGGGAACTTCATGAGTGGGAGTATTATCATCTGGAAGAAGCACAGCTTATACCGATGCAGCAAATCCCTCATCGGTTAGGTGAACTGCCAGAGGATCGGGATATTTATCTCGTATGTGCACATGGTGTGCGCAGCTATCGCGTTGCTGAGTATTTGATTGATAACGGATTTGACCGGGTCATTAATGTAGATGGAGGGATGGCAGCGGTCGCCATGCTTCGCGGTTTCCAATATGACTAA
- the prsW gene encoding glutamic-type intramembrane protease PrsW, giving the protein MQILPIIMAAIAPGLSLLTYFYLKDRYETEPIHLVIRMFLFGVLLVYPTMVLQNALIEEFGKGTFISAFFLSGGIEEFLKWFILYHLIFRHEAFDEPYDGIVYAVAVSLGYATLENIIYAFLNASSFSALMMRALLPVSAHALFGVMMGYYLGKAKFIPHKAQRYLWISLLLPILWHGLFDYILLLFKTNWVWIMIPVMTFLWIRTIWRVDHANAHSPLRIATADEKIKMS; this is encoded by the coding sequence TTGCAAATTCTGCCGATTATTATGGCAGCCATAGCACCAGGTCTCTCATTGCTAACGTACTTTTATTTGAAGGACCGATACGAAACGGAACCGATTCATTTAGTTATTCGAATGTTCTTGTTCGGTGTTCTGCTTGTATACCCTACGATGGTACTGCAGAATGCGTTGATTGAAGAGTTTGGAAAGGGAACGTTTATCTCGGCCTTTTTCCTATCTGGTGGCATTGAAGAGTTTCTGAAATGGTTCATCCTTTATCATTTGATCTTTAGGCATGAAGCCTTTGATGAACCGTATGACGGAATTGTGTATGCAGTGGCCGTAAGCTTAGGTTATGCGACATTGGAAAATATTATCTATGCTTTCCTTAATGCGTCGTCTTTCTCTGCGCTGATGATGCGCGCTCTGCTGCCTGTTTCAGCGCATGCTTTGTTTGGTGTCATGATGGGTTACTATTTGGGAAAAGCGAAATTCATTCCACACAAAGCGCAGAGGTATCTATGGATATCTTTGCTGCTGCCTATTTTGTGGCATGGATTGTTTGATTATATTTTGCTTTTGTTCAAAACGAACTGGGTTTGGATCATGATTCCAGTCATGACTTTTCTCTGGATTCGCACGATTTGGCGGGTTGATCATGCCAATGCTCATTCCCCACTACGCATCGCGACAGCAGATGAGAAGATTAAAATGAGTTAA
- a CDS encoding stalk domain-containing protein, giving the protein MLANHTSSWIFNVKLIAIIVVLFSSIFWSAKPSYALSYGTLSYPQGDVGLLRPDIGVTLELSEGITPESYHFYLNDSELNVSYDPVSVKFVYRPTADLLPGNYNARLVLSFSGYQPITISWKFTVIKGAVSLTSETSKEQEDGLQAINDYRAKLGLSKVKFNDALNTAAQKHAEYLSRNKIDPIRTSVSLHDEDPDLPGYIGKSLRERVQFIGYSRSSSEDVAYNRVTLVEAIDSLFDAPYHRSPFMVPGLVEIGVFRDGDYHVIEFGFSDGIAPELVVSPGSNDVYVPTLFDGHETPDPVRLHAGTVYPVGYPIMASLNGPGVKKVSLDETELKDEKGNSVPLLKNEPGNDDHLETEVIVMPSKPLELDTTYKAKIKLTAIMEDGSTRPYSKEWTFRTEPRVGVGVLKLHKDAVAYTLQMANFGLNRNHLVSFGLSEDKYLLDSIPYPMKQKPYIQEGTSYLYIRDLAAALGAAVEWDDNQKAAIYKKKDKTIIFYTSRNAYSLNGVEHTTESAAKLIHETTMIPVRLLSETLGAKVTYEESTRTVNISY; this is encoded by the coding sequence ATGTTGGCGAACCACACATCAAGTTGGATTTTTAATGTAAAATTAATTGCTATTATAGTTGTATTATTTTCAAGTATCTTTTGGTCAGCGAAACCGTCATATGCTCTGTCTTATGGAACTTTATCTTATCCGCAAGGCGATGTTGGACTCTTGCGACCAGACATTGGAGTAACGCTTGAGCTTAGTGAAGGAATAACGCCAGAGAGCTATCATTTTTATTTAAACGATAGCGAATTAAATGTTAGCTACGATCCTGTTTCCGTTAAATTTGTATATCGTCCTACGGCTGATTTACTGCCTGGGAACTATAATGCTCGTTTAGTACTGTCTTTCAGTGGCTATCAACCTATTACAATTAGTTGGAAATTTACTGTTATTAAAGGTGCGGTTTCGTTAACGTCTGAAACGAGCAAAGAGCAAGAGGATGGACTTCAGGCGATCAATGATTATCGGGCTAAATTGGGGCTGTCGAAAGTCAAATTCAATGATGCTTTGAATACAGCGGCCCAGAAGCATGCGGAGTATTTATCCCGAAATAAAATCGACCCTATTCGGACGTCTGTTTCTTTGCATGATGAGGACCCAGATCTGCCTGGTTATATCGGCAAGTCATTAAGAGAGCGGGTACAATTTATCGGCTACTCGCGTTCAAGCAGTGAGGATGTAGCTTATAATCGGGTTACCTTAGTTGAAGCTATTGATAGTCTGTTTGATGCTCCCTATCATCGTTCACCATTCATGGTGCCAGGACTCGTTGAAATCGGTGTATTTAGAGATGGCGATTATCATGTGATCGAATTTGGTTTTTCGGACGGAATTGCACCAGAACTAGTCGTTTCTCCTGGAAGTAATGATGTGTATGTTCCAACTCTTTTTGATGGTCATGAGACCCCGGATCCTGTCCGCTTACATGCAGGGACCGTATATCCGGTTGGTTATCCGATCATGGCTTCCTTAAACGGGCCTGGAGTCAAGAAGGTGAGCTTGGATGAGACGGAGCTAAAAGACGAGAAAGGTAACTCCGTACCACTACTGAAGAACGAGCCGGGAAATGATGATCATTTGGAAACTGAAGTCATCGTGATGCCTTCTAAACCACTGGAATTAGACACAACCTATAAAGCCAAAATCAAATTGACAGCAATCATGGAAGATGGAAGTACAAGACCTTATTCGAAAGAATGGACATTCCGCACGGAACCTCGGGTTGGTGTTGGTGTCCTTAAACTTCATAAGGATGCTGTTGCTTACACGCTGCAAATGGCTAATTTCGGACTAAACCGCAATCACTTGGTTTCATTTGGATTAAGTGAGGACAAGTATCTACTTGATTCAATCCCGTATCCAATGAAGCAAAAGCCATACATTCAAGAGGGGACTTCGTATCTTTACATTAGAGACCTGGCCGCGGCACTAGGTGCAGCAGTTGAATGGGACGATAACCAGAAAGCTGCTATTTACAAAAAGAAAGACAAAACGATTATCTTTTATACGAGCCGAAATGCGTATAGTTTGAATGGTGTAGAGCATACGACAGAATCCGCTGCTAAACTCATTCATGAAACAACGATGATTCCGGTGCGGCTGCTTTCTGAGACTCTTGGAGCGAAAGTGACCTATGAGGAAAGTACAAGAACAGTGAATATTAGTTATTAA
- a CDS encoding CPBP family intramembrane glutamic endopeptidase, protein MKKFDFKNIRFGKVDVNELNDWTLLLNLYITQLLTLIIGIIILFFQSNHKILSMFTIHGGWKIIIWGSLFALLVLGIDVLISRWVPKEVSDDGGINQMLFGNRPVWHIALISLIVAICEEVLFRGAIQHAWGPYWTSILFAAIHIRYLQHWLMTGMVFSISYGLGWIYIQTGSLWTPIIAHFIIDFVMGCILRYSKEEEQGT, encoded by the coding sequence TTGAAAAAATTCGATTTTAAGAACATTCGCTTCGGAAAAGTTGATGTGAATGAATTGAATGACTGGACATTATTGCTTAATCTTTACATAACCCAACTGCTTACGCTTATTATCGGTATTATCATCTTATTTTTTCAGAGCAATCATAAGATTCTTTCCATGTTCACCATTCATGGGGGCTGGAAGATAATCATATGGGGAAGTTTGTTTGCTCTACTTGTCCTCGGGATCGATGTTTTGATTTCTAGATGGGTGCCCAAGGAAGTGTCAGACGACGGTGGAATTAATCAAATGTTATTCGGTAATCGACCAGTATGGCATATCGCTTTAATTTCTCTCATCGTTGCGATTTGTGAAGAAGTCCTGTTTCGAGGTGCGATTCAGCATGCATGGGGTCCTTATTGGACTAGTATCTTATTCGCAGCGATCCATATTCGGTATTTGCAGCATTGGTTAATGACAGGTATGGTTTTCAGCATTAGCTATGGTCTGGGATGGATTTACATTCAAACCGGGAGTTTATGGACTCCGATAATCGCTCATTTTATCATTGATTTTGTAATGGGCTGCATACTTCGATATAGCAAGGAGGAAGAACAGGGCACATGA